One stretch of Comamonas testosteroni DNA includes these proteins:
- a CDS encoding FKBP-type peptidyl-prolyl cis-trans isomerase translates to MNITKDTAVTINYKIHELLAGGVAVKLLDKGDVAYLHGGYDNIFAKVEAALDGKQKGDVVTVDLAVADAFGERDESLKRTIPKGEFPAGVKVGGQLRGTNDQGLPQIYNVVKIKGPVVLLDGNHPLAGFALRFSAVVNDVREASEEEIAHKHVHGGHGHHH, encoded by the coding sequence ATGAACATCACCAAAGACACTGCCGTCACCATCAACTACAAGATTCACGAGCTGCTCGCGGGCGGCGTGGCCGTCAAACTGCTGGACAAGGGCGACGTGGCCTATCTGCACGGCGGCTATGACAACATCTTCGCCAAGGTCGAAGCCGCTCTGGACGGCAAGCAAAAAGGCGATGTCGTGACCGTGGATCTGGCCGTGGCGGACGCCTTCGGCGAGCGCGACGAAAGCCTCAAGCGCACCATTCCCAAGGGTGAATTCCCTGCGGGCGTGAAGGTGGGCGGCCAGCTGCGCGGCACCAACGATCAGGGCCTGCCCCAGATCTACAACGTGGTGAAGATCAAGGGCCCCGTGGTGCTGCTGGACGGCAACCATCCCCTGGCCGGTTTCGCGCTGCGCTTCAGCGCGGTGGTCAACGATGTGCGCGAGGCCTCCGAAGAAGAAATCGCCCACAAGCATGTGCATGGCGGTCACGGCCACCACCATTAA
- a CDS encoding phosphoribosylaminoimidazolesuccinocarboxamide synthase, with product MTTQPSALHTSNIASLPLLARGKVRDNYAVGDDRILMVASDRLSAFDVIMGEPIPGKGVLLTQMALFWFDKLGHICPNHLTGEAPESVVKPEEVKQVEGRSMLVKRLKPVLIEAVVRGYLAGSGWKEYQESQSVCGVKLPAGLTNAAKLPEPIYTPAAKAEMGDHDENITYERTVEMVGEQLAAQIRDTAIRIYKEAAEIALTKGMIIADTKFEFGLTEDGTLVLMDEVLTPDSSRYWPVEGYEDALAKGENPPSYDKQFVRDWLEQAQVNGKAWDKKAPAPRLPKEVIDRTAAKYREALDRLTA from the coding sequence ATGACCACCCAGCCCTCCGCCCTGCATACCTCCAACATTGCCTCGCTGCCCCTGCTCGCACGTGGCAAGGTCCGCGACAACTACGCCGTGGGCGACGACCGCATCCTGATGGTGGCCTCGGACCGCCTGTCTGCCTTTGACGTGATCATGGGCGAGCCCATTCCCGGCAAGGGCGTGCTGCTGACGCAGATGGCGCTGTTCTGGTTCGACAAGCTGGGCCATATCTGCCCCAACCACCTGACCGGCGAAGCCCCCGAATCCGTGGTCAAGCCCGAGGAAGTCAAGCAGGTCGAAGGCCGCTCCATGCTGGTCAAGCGCCTCAAGCCCGTGCTGATCGAAGCCGTGGTGCGCGGTTATCTGGCCGGCAGCGGCTGGAAGGAATACCAGGAATCGCAATCGGTCTGTGGCGTGAAGCTGCCCGCCGGCCTGACCAACGCGGCCAAGCTGCCCGAACCCATCTACACCCCCGCGGCCAAGGCCGAAATGGGTGACCACGACGAGAACATCACCTACGAGCGCACCGTGGAAATGGTGGGCGAACAGCTGGCAGCCCAGATCCGCGACACCGCCATCCGCATCTACAAGGAAGCGGCCGAGATCGCGCTGACCAAGGGCATGATCATTGCCGACACCAAGTTCGAATTCGGCCTGACCGAAGATGGCACCCTGGTGCTGATGGACGAGGTGCTGACCCCCGACAGCTCGCGCTACTGGCCCGTGGAAGGCTATGAGGACGCGCTGGCCAAGGGCGAGAACCCTCCCAGCTACGACAAGCAGTTCGTGCGTGACTGGCTGGAGCAGGCACAGGTCAACGGCAAGGCCTGGGACAAGAAGGCTCCCGCGCCCCGCCTGCCCAAGGAAGTGATCGACAGGACGGCGGCCAAGTACCGCGAGGCGCTGGATCGCCTGACCGCCTGA
- a CDS encoding LysR family transcriptional regulator, producing the protein MDQFGEMTVFLRVIEEGSFSGAGRRLELSPSAVSKLIARMEARLGVRLFERVAAAIRLTQEGERFRTASQRVVQAMEQAEACVRVADAEISGTVRIHTALTTAKYLVAPRLHLLLDRHPRLHLDFVLGTERGDFVRQGMDVAIHSGRPTEQTLIGRPLMLRPWVIAAAPQYLQRFGHPEQPEDLLQHRCLNFTIRTQWNRWTFHEEGGLKTIDIPSHIGANQGELLRSLALLGHGVVRLAHFHIAADLERGTLVPLLQQFQERSEDDRFYLLYPRGRSLAPRVRAVVDFLAGEFG; encoded by the coding sequence ATGGACCAGTTCGGCGAGATGACGGTATTCCTGCGCGTGATCGAGGAAGGCAGTTTTTCCGGTGCCGGCAGAAGGCTCGAGCTATCGCCTTCGGCGGTGAGCAAGCTCATCGCGCGCATGGAGGCACGCCTTGGCGTGCGGCTGTTCGAGCGGGTTGCCGCAGCCATACGCCTGACCCAGGAAGGCGAGCGCTTTCGCACCGCCAGCCAGCGCGTGGTGCAGGCCATGGAGCAGGCCGAGGCTTGTGTGCGTGTGGCCGATGCCGAAATCTCGGGCACGGTGCGCATCCATACGGCGCTGACCACGGCCAAGTACCTGGTCGCGCCACGCCTGCACCTGCTGCTGGACCGGCACCCGCGACTGCACCTGGACTTCGTCCTCGGCACGGAGCGCGGCGACTTCGTGCGTCAGGGCATGGACGTCGCCATCCACAGCGGCAGGCCTACGGAGCAGACGCTGATCGGCCGCCCGCTGATGCTCAGGCCTTGGGTGATAGCCGCGGCGCCGCAGTACCTCCAGCGTTTCGGCCATCCCGAGCAGCCCGAGGACCTGCTGCAGCACCGCTGCCTGAACTTCACCATACGCACGCAGTGGAACCGCTGGACTTTCCACGAGGAAGGCGGGCTCAAGACCATAGACATCCCCAGCCACATCGGCGCCAACCAGGGCGAACTGTTGCGCAGCCTGGCGCTGCTGGGCCACGGCGTGGTGCGACTGGCCCACTTCCATATCGCCGCCGACCTGGAGCGTGGAACCCTGGTGCCGCTGCTGCAGCAGTTCCAGGAGCGCAGCGAGGACGACCGCTTCTACCTGCTGTATCCGCGCGGCAGATCCCTGGCACCGCGCGTGCGCGCCGTAGTGGATTTCCTCGCGGGAGAGTTCGGCTGA
- a CDS encoding Bug family tripartite tricarboxylate transporter substrate binding protein, whose protein sequence is MTSQLFRALAAAAALAMAACTAVAFAQAPAYPVKPVRIIVPYPAGGTTDIIARLAAAQLSERLRQPFVVENRAGASGAIGSVAVAQAAADGYTLVMGTASSHGINSALQNNLPYDAVKDFAPVTVVASAPNIIVVHPSVPARTLGELLALAKTRPGQINFGSTSPGGSPHMSAELLKMMAGVDMTHVPYKGASPMLTDLVGGQIQAGFDNLPSTIAFVRSGKLRALAVTTAQRWPGAADIPTVAESVPGYEVSGWFGLLAPAGTPKAVLDTLQTAVAQAVRDPEVTRQLRSLGAEPVASRPEAFAQQIRADVDKWRGVVKATGVTLE, encoded by the coding sequence ATGACCTCGCAACTGTTTCGCGCTCTGGCTGCCGCCGCAGCGCTGGCCATGGCGGCCTGCACGGCCGTGGCCTTCGCGCAGGCCCCGGCCTATCCCGTCAAGCCCGTGCGCATCATCGTTCCCTATCCGGCAGGAGGCACCACGGACATCATCGCGCGGCTGGCAGCGGCCCAGTTGTCCGAGCGGCTGCGCCAGCCCTTCGTCGTCGAGAACCGGGCCGGCGCCAGCGGTGCCATAGGCTCGGTGGCCGTGGCCCAGGCCGCCGCCGACGGCTACACCCTGGTCATGGGGACGGCCAGCTCGCACGGCATCAACTCGGCGCTGCAGAATAACCTGCCCTATGACGCCGTCAAGGACTTCGCGCCCGTCACCGTGGTGGCCAGCGCGCCCAACATCATCGTGGTTCATCCCAGCGTCCCCGCGCGCACCCTGGGCGAGTTGCTGGCGCTGGCCAAGACCAGGCCCGGGCAGATCAACTTCGGCTCGACCAGCCCCGGCGGCTCTCCGCACATGAGCGCCGAGCTGCTCAAGATGATGGCGGGCGTGGACATGACCCATGTGCCTTACAAGGGCGCATCGCCCATGCTCACCGATCTCGTGGGCGGGCAGATACAGGCCGGCTTCGACAACCTGCCGTCCACCATCGCCTTCGTGCGCAGCGGCAAGCTGCGGGCGCTGGCCGTGACCACGGCACAGCGCTGGCCCGGGGCGGCAGACATTCCCACCGTTGCCGAAAGCGTGCCCGGCTACGAGGTCTCGGGCTGGTTCGGCCTGCTGGCGCCGGCGGGAACGCCCAAGGCGGTGCTCGACACGCTGCAGACCGCAGTTGCCCAGGCCGTGCGCGACCCCGAGGTGACCCGGCAACTGCGCAGCCTGGGCGCCGAGCCCGTGGCCAGCAGGCCCGAGGCCTTTGCACAGCAGATCCGCGCCGACGTGGACAAATGGCGCGGCGTGGTTAAGGCCACGGGCGTGACACTGGAATAG
- a CDS encoding LysR family transcriptional regulator translates to MDLRRLTCFLAVAEELNFSRAAQRLHMSQPPLSQQIRLLEQEMGAQLFERSRRAVALTPAGLLLQDKARQIVELHQQAGELVRMAAHGLAGRLRIAFTASVPLFDEFSTMLRDFRSRHPQVELDLQHMTTGEQIAALTAGQIDIGFMRPSPTFRIPVPIREQTLWRDELKLALPVAHAKAAAGQAQALSSLADQPFVLHPAVLGGGLHEHILALCSEAGFVPRIAQPARETSTMLALVAAGLGLSIVPSVYERICPPGVVLQPLADAARHSRIALVSMQQAPSPCVQMFWQLLR, encoded by the coding sequence ATGGATTTGCGCCGTCTGACCTGTTTTCTGGCTGTGGCCGAGGAGCTGAATTTCAGCCGTGCGGCCCAGCGCTTGCATATGAGCCAGCCCCCGCTGAGCCAGCAGATCCGTCTGCTGGAGCAGGAGATGGGGGCGCAGTTGTTCGAGCGCTCGCGCCGTGCCGTGGCGCTGACGCCGGCAGGCCTGCTGCTGCAGGACAAGGCGCGGCAGATCGTGGAGCTGCACCAGCAGGCCGGCGAGCTGGTGCGCATGGCGGCCCATGGCCTGGCGGGGCGGCTGCGCATCGCCTTCACGGCATCGGTGCCGCTGTTTGACGAGTTCTCCACCATGCTGCGCGACTTTCGCAGCCGCCACCCGCAGGTGGAGCTGGACCTGCAGCATATGACCACGGGCGAGCAGATCGCGGCATTGACGGCCGGGCAGATCGATATCGGCTTCATGCGCCCCTCGCCGACGTTTCGCATCCCCGTGCCGATCCGGGAGCAGACGCTGTGGCGCGACGAGTTGAAGCTGGCCCTGCCGGTGGCACATGCCAAGGCGGCTGCGGGCCAGGCACAGGCTCTGAGCAGCCTGGCCGACCAGCCGTTTGTGCTGCATCCGGCCGTACTGGGCGGTGGTCTGCACGAACATATTCTGGCGCTGTGCAGCGAGGCCGGCTTTGTGCCGCGCATCGCCCAGCCGGCACGCGAGACCTCGACCATGCTGGCGCTGGTGGCCGCCGGCCTGGGGCTGTCCATCGTGCCCAGCGTCTATGAACGCATCTGCCCGCCCGGCGTGGTGCTGCAGCCGCTGGCCGACGCCGCGCGCCATTCGCGCATCGCGCTGGTCAGCATGCAGCAGGCGCCATCACCCTGCGTGCAGATGTTCTGGCAGTTGCTGCGCTGA
- the hpf gene encoding ribosome hibernation-promoting factor, HPF/YfiA family, producing MNLTISGHHLEVTPSLRSYVMAKLERILRHFDQVVDVKVLLTVHKQKEKDKRQRAGCTVRVKGQDLFVETQHFDLYAAVDALADKLDRVVMRYKTRQQGPRATAKRLDAGGLELAQVSA from the coding sequence ATGAATTTGACGATTAGCGGGCATCACCTGGAGGTCACTCCCTCGCTGCGCAGCTATGTCATGGCCAAGCTGGAACGCATTCTCAGGCACTTCGATCAGGTCGTGGACGTGAAGGTGCTGCTCACAGTCCACAAGCAAAAGGAAAAAGACAAACGACAGCGCGCCGGTTGCACGGTACGCGTAAAAGGGCAAGACTTGTTCGTGGAGACGCAGCATTTCGACCTCTATGCCGCCGTGGATGCCCTGGCCGACAAGCTCGACCGTGTGGTGATGCGCTACAAGACTCGTCAGCAAGGCCCGCGTGCCACAGCCAAGCGACTCGATGCCGGGGGCTTGGAGCTGGCGCAGGTGTCAGCTTGA
- a CDS encoding acyclic terpene utilization AtuA family protein has translation MNDSKILRIGAGAAWWGDRIEPAALNAERGRLDYLCFETMAEATVSAAQVRARRDPSFPGYDTYLDDRMRAVLPACMRQGTRIISNQGWINPQGAARRIVELLRELDITGVKVAAVGGSLITDRVLSLAPTILETGAPTQSIAHSLISAEAYLGAAPIVDALAEGAQIVVTGRVADPSLFLAPMVHEFGWDLLDHERVGAGSAIGHLMECGAQITGGYFADPGLKDVPDPWNLAFPIAEVDAEGGVTLSKVEGTGGMISLQTVKEQMLYEVHDPANYITPDVVVDFTQARIEQLAPDRVRVTGLTGKPRTSTLKVSMGCTEGFIGEDMFFYAGPGALRRAQLARRILEERLRIVKLDAEEVRIDFLGLNAVHGAATPADAPEPYEVAVRVAARTRSREEAVKVGREVDGMAVSGIAHTGKRVPHQERTREVIGVWSSLVPREQVTAHIDYFTS, from the coding sequence ATGAATGACAGCAAGATCCTGCGCATAGGCGCGGGAGCCGCCTGGTGGGGCGACCGCATCGAGCCCGCCGCCCTCAATGCCGAGCGTGGCCGGCTCGACTACCTGTGCTTCGAGACCATGGCCGAGGCCACGGTCTCCGCCGCGCAGGTCAGGGCCAGACGGGACCCGTCCTTTCCGGGCTACGACACCTATCTCGACGACCGCATGCGTGCCGTGCTGCCTGCCTGCATGCGCCAGGGCACGCGCATCATCTCCAACCAGGGCTGGATCAACCCGCAGGGCGCAGCACGGCGCATCGTCGAGCTGCTGCGCGAGCTGGACATCACCGGCGTCAAGGTGGCGGCTGTGGGCGGCAGCCTGATCACCGACCGCGTGCTGTCGCTGGCCCCCACCATCCTGGAGACCGGTGCCCCCACGCAGAGCATTGCCCACTCGCTGATCTCGGCCGAAGCCTATCTCGGGGCCGCTCCCATCGTCGATGCTCTGGCGGAAGGCGCGCAGATCGTGGTCACGGGCCGCGTGGCCGATCCTTCGCTGTTCCTGGCTCCCATGGTGCATGAGTTCGGCTGGGACCTGCTGGACCACGAGCGCGTGGGTGCCGGCAGTGCGATAGGCCATCTGATGGAGTGCGGGGCCCAGATCACCGGGGGGTATTTTGCGGACCCGGGCCTCAAGGACGTGCCCGATCCCTGGAACCTGGCCTTTCCCATCGCCGAGGTCGATGCCGAAGGCGGCGTGACCCTGTCCAAGGTGGAGGGCACGGGCGGCATGATCAGCCTGCAGACGGTCAAGGAGCAGATGCTCTACGAGGTGCACGACCCGGCGAACTACATCACGCCCGATGTGGTGGTCGACTTCACGCAGGCTCGCATCGAGCAACTGGCGCCCGATCGCGTGCGCGTGACGGGTCTCACGGGCAAGCCGCGCACATCCACGCTCAAGGTCTCCATGGGATGCACCGAGGGTTTCATCGGCGAGGACATGTTCTTCTACGCCGGCCCCGGCGCGCTGCGCCGCGCCCAATTGGCCAGGCGCATCCTGGAGGAGCGACTGCGCATCGTGAAGCTCGATGCCGAGGAAGTGCGCATCGACTTCCTGGGTCTGAACGCCGTGCATGGCGCTGCCACGCCGGCGGATGCGCCCGAGCCCTATGAAGTGGCCGTGCGCGTGGCGGCACGCACCCGTTCGCGCGAGGAGGCGGTCAAGGTGGGGCGCGAAGTGGACGGCATGGCGGTCTCGGGGATTGCCCACACCGGCAAGCGAGTGCCGCACCAGGAGCGCACGCGCGAGGTGATAGGCGTGTGGTCCTCGCTGGTGCCGCGCGAGCAGGTGACGGCGCATATCGACTACTTCACGAGCTGA
- a CDS encoding Bug family tripartite tricarboxylate transporter substrate binding protein, translating to MHQLPGRPDSFFTGAKAPACTLLRRRQVLGLGATALAAGLMLASGATAAASFPERAVTVVVPYSPAGGVDIVTRLVTTPMAEFLGQSIVVENKPGGGTNIGMAAVARSAPNGYMLLTASNTLTTNKALYSKLSFDPAVDLIPVGRIGEAPLVVVVNARSPYKSLAELIAAGKAKPGALSYGTAGVGSSGHMASALLERAGQFKGVHIPYKGGSTAVTDLLGGRLDFMAINPLEVAGHVNSGNLRALAVLNKNGSRLLPQVPTARSLGVDVQATVWWGLVAPKGTPEAVIQTLNAALNKALTTPAVTQTLADMGATPLGGTPAQFGSFIQAETRELGDAIRAADIRAD from the coding sequence ATGCATCAGCTTCCTGGCAGGCCCGATTCTTTTTTCACCGGCGCAAAGGCGCCTGCTTGCACTTTGCTGCGCCGGCGGCAAGTGCTGGGCCTAGGCGCTACCGCGCTGGCTGCAGGGCTGATGCTGGCCAGCGGTGCGACCGCTGCCGCAAGCTTTCCGGAGCGCGCCGTGACGGTCGTCGTGCCATATTCGCCGGCCGGAGGCGTGGACATCGTGACCAGGCTGGTCACCACGCCCATGGCGGAGTTTCTGGGTCAGTCCATCGTGGTGGAAAACAAGCCCGGAGGCGGCACGAATATCGGCATGGCGGCAGTGGCACGCTCCGCGCCCAATGGCTATATGCTGCTGACGGCCTCGAATACGCTGACCACCAACAAGGCGCTGTACTCCAAGCTCAGCTTCGACCCGGCAGTTGACCTGATTCCGGTAGGGCGCATCGGCGAGGCGCCACTGGTGGTCGTGGTCAACGCCAGGTCACCATACAAAAGCCTGGCCGAACTGATCGCAGCGGGCAAGGCCAAGCCCGGCGCCCTGTCCTATGGCACGGCAGGAGTGGGCAGTTCGGGCCATATGGCAAGCGCCTTGCTGGAAAGGGCAGGACAGTTCAAGGGCGTCCATATTCCCTACAAGGGAGGATCCACCGCAGTGACGGACCTGCTGGGCGGGCGTCTGGACTTCATGGCCATCAATCCGCTGGAAGTCGCGGGCCATGTGAACAGCGGCAACCTGCGCGCACTGGCGGTGCTCAACAAGAATGGCTCGCGCCTGCTGCCCCAGGTGCCTACCGCACGCTCCCTGGGTGTGGATGTACAGGCCACCGTATGGTGGGGCCTGGTAGCCCCCAAGGGAACGCCCGAGGCCGTGATCCAGACGCTGAACGCCGCACTCAACAAGGCACTGACCACGCCTGCGGTCACCCAGACGTTGGCCGATATGGGCGCCACGCCCCTGGGAGGAACACCGGCACAGTTCGGCAGCTTCATCCAGGCCGAAACCCGGGAACTAGGCGACGCCATCCGGGCCGCCGATATTCGCGCGGACTGA
- a CDS encoding substrate-binding domain-containing protein — MKPFPLFTVRRALLISAVALAAGCAQQPGSTPKEPVRLMTSGGFTEAHKLLAPQFTAQTGLAVESAYGSSMGASPTSIPNRLSKGEKADVVILARGALDDLAAKGLVRNGTQLDLVRSAVGVAVKKGAPIPDISSEDKLRQVLLNAKSIAYSASASGTYYETQMLRKLGIHDQVMPKSRKIVTERVGTIVARGEAEIGLQQVSELLPIEGISYVGTLPDSVQHYTLFSAGTASTSTNPQGLEQLLKYYTSPAAAKTIRETGLEPIAKPR; from the coding sequence ATGAAGCCGTTTCCCCTTTTCACCGTCCGCCGAGCCCTGCTGATCAGTGCCGTGGCACTGGCCGCAGGCTGCGCCCAGCAACCGGGCAGCACGCCCAAGGAGCCCGTGCGCCTCATGACCTCGGGCGGCTTCACTGAAGCACACAAGCTGCTGGCGCCGCAGTTCACGGCCCAGACCGGCCTGGCAGTGGAGTCGGCCTATGGCTCGTCCATGGGAGCCTCGCCCACCTCGATTCCCAATCGCCTGAGCAAAGGCGAGAAGGCCGACGTGGTGATTCTGGCACGCGGCGCGCTTGACGATCTGGCCGCCAAGGGCCTGGTGCGCAACGGCACCCAGCTCGACCTGGTGCGCTCTGCCGTGGGCGTGGCCGTGAAGAAGGGTGCCCCCATCCCCGACATCAGCAGCGAGGACAAGCTGCGCCAGGTGCTGCTCAACGCCAAGAGCATTGCCTACTCGGCCAGCGCCAGCGGCACCTATTACGAAACCCAGATGCTCAGGAAACTCGGCATTCACGATCAGGTCATGCCCAAGAGCAGGAAGATCGTGACCGAGCGCGTGGGCACCATCGTGGCGCGAGGCGAGGCCGAAATCGGCCTGCAGCAGGTCAGCGAGCTGCTGCCCATCGAGGGCATCAGCTATGTCGGCACCCTGCCTGATTCGGTGCAGCACTACACCCTCTTCTCGGCCGGCACGGCCAGTACCTCGACCAACCCGCAGGGGCTGGAGCAGTTGCTCAAGTACTACACCTCGCCAGCCGCCGCCAAGACGATTCGTGAAACCGGCCTGGAGCCCATTGCCAAGCCCCGCTGA
- a CDS encoding DUF1439 domain-containing protein has product MAATGCSGKSVPSSVSVSQQKLQEMLARRFPRQFPVAGLLHLDLKAPQLSMLPERNMLNAVIPAELSGKVLKEQYSGLLNVDFALRYEPTDRTLRAYQIKVNQLSMEGLSPALSDMLGTYATALAEQAMGQVVLYQLQDQDLALVDALAMEPGAITVTAQGLTVALVQKAGPGSKR; this is encoded by the coding sequence ATGGCTGCCACAGGCTGCTCGGGCAAGTCCGTGCCCAGCAGCGTGAGCGTGAGCCAGCAGAAGCTGCAGGAGATGCTGGCCAGGCGCTTCCCCAGGCAGTTCCCCGTGGCGGGCTTGCTGCATCTGGACCTGAAGGCGCCGCAGCTGAGCATGCTGCCCGAGCGCAATATGCTCAACGCCGTGATTCCGGCCGAGCTCAGCGGCAAGGTGCTCAAGGAGCAGTACAGCGGCCTGCTCAATGTCGATTTCGCGCTGCGCTATGAACCCACCGACCGTACCTTGCGCGCCTACCAGATCAAGGTCAACCAGCTCAGCATGGAAGGGCTGTCGCCCGCGCTCAGCGATATGCTGGGCACCTATGCCACGGCCTTGGCCGAGCAGGCCATGGGCCAGGTGGTGCTCTATCAGCTGCAGGACCAGGATCTGGCCCTGGTCGATGCGCTGGCGATGGAGCCTGGCGCCATTACCGTCACCGCCCAGGGGCTGACCGTGGCCCTGGTGCAGAAAGCCGGCCCGGGCAGCAAGCGCTGA
- a CDS encoding glutathione binding-like protein, protein MTQPQVLADFSVTRKWPAQHPERIQLYSLPTPNGVKVSIALEEMQLPYEAHLVSFQTNDQLTPEFVGTFPNNKIPAIIDPQGPGGKPLALFESAAILIYLAEKSGSPLLPADPAARYETLQWLMFQMGGVGPMFGQVGFFHKFAGKDFEDKRPRDRYINESKRLLGVLEQRMQGREWIMGEQITIADIAIWPWVRNMVDENGYNAAELVGWSGFTELQRVLKAFMARPATQKGLNIPPRG, encoded by the coding sequence ATGACGCAACCCCAAGTCCTCGCCGATTTTTCCGTGACCCGCAAATGGCCCGCGCAGCACCCCGAGCGCATCCAGCTGTACTCGCTGCCCACGCCCAACGGCGTGAAGGTGTCGATTGCGCTGGAGGAGATGCAGCTGCCCTACGAGGCGCACCTGGTCAGCTTCCAGACCAATGACCAGCTCACGCCGGAGTTTGTCGGCACTTTCCCCAACAACAAGATTCCCGCCATCATCGACCCGCAAGGCCCGGGCGGAAAGCCGCTGGCGCTGTTCGAGTCGGCGGCCATCCTGATCTACCTGGCCGAAAAGAGCGGCAGCCCGCTGCTGCCCGCAGACCCCGCGGCGCGCTACGAGACGCTGCAGTGGCTGATGTTCCAGATGGGCGGCGTGGGACCCATGTTCGGCCAGGTCGGCTTCTTCCACAAGTTCGCGGGCAAGGACTTCGAGGACAAGCGCCCGCGCGATCGCTACATCAACGAGTCCAAACGCCTGCTGGGCGTGCTGGAGCAGCGCATGCAGGGCCGCGAGTGGATCATGGGCGAGCAGATCACGATTGCCGACATCGCCATCTGGCCCTGGGTGCGCAATATGGTCGACGAGAACGGCTACAACGCCGCCGAGCTGGTGGGCTGGAGCGGGTTCACCGAGTTGCAGCGCGTGCTCAAGGCCTTCATGGCCCGCCCGGCGACGCAAAAAGGCCTGAACATTCCGCCGCGCGGCTGA
- a CDS encoding pirin family protein, with protein sequence MTTNRPPILESAPLGPRWPCLDPFLFCAHHDDSYPASNGKMGVQAVEFEGREMGSDFSARDGFSMYHGEPVPGFPGHPHRGFETVTLVRKGRIDHADSLGAAARFGGGDVQWLTAGKGIQHSEMFPLLSSDKPNPLELFQIWLNLPARNKMVEPHFTMFWNEQIPRQSFSDAAGRKTTVTVVAGALDGADKALPPPPESWASQADSDVAIWTLELEPGARWTLPRAAGEQTHRMLYFFVGKSMTVGGETVNDHLAMHVDAQRELELVNTGDVSAELVLLQGKPIGEKVAQYGPFVMNTQEEIMQAMQDYRRTQFGGWPWKDSDPVHGTENRRFARYPGADVDEQPPQA encoded by the coding sequence ATGACCACGAATCGCCCACCCATTCTGGAAAGTGCCCCCCTGGGTCCGCGCTGGCCCTGCCTGGACCCCTTCCTGTTCTGCGCTCACCACGATGACAGCTATCCGGCCAGCAACGGAAAGATGGGCGTGCAGGCCGTGGAGTTCGAGGGACGCGAAATGGGCAGCGATTTCAGTGCCAGGGACGGTTTCTCGATGTACCACGGCGAGCCGGTTCCGGGCTTCCCGGGCCACCCGCATCGCGGCTTCGAGACCGTGACCCTGGTGCGCAAGGGTCGCATCGACCATGCGGACTCGCTGGGCGCAGCCGCGCGCTTCGGCGGCGGCGATGTGCAGTGGCTCACTGCCGGCAAGGGCATCCAGCACTCGGAGATGTTTCCGCTGCTGAGCAGCGACAAGCCCAATCCGCTTGAACTGTTCCAGATCTGGCTGAACCTGCCTGCGAGGAACAAGATGGTGGAGCCCCACTTCACCATGTTCTGGAACGAGCAGATTCCTCGTCAGAGCTTCAGCGATGCGGCGGGCCGCAAAACCACCGTCACCGTGGTGGCTGGTGCCCTGGACGGTGCGGACAAGGCCTTGCCGCCACCACCCGAATCCTGGGCTTCCCAGGCCGACAGCGATGTGGCCATCTGGACGCTGGAGCTGGAGCCCGGTGCCCGCTGGACCCTGCCCAGGGCTGCAGGTGAGCAAACTCACCGCATGCTCTACTTCTTCGTAGGCAAGAGCATGACTGTGGGTGGCGAAACCGTGAACGACCATCTGGCCATGCATGTCGACGCTCAGCGCGAGCTGGAGCTGGTCAACACCGGCGATGTCAGTGCAGAACTGGTGCTGCTGCAGGGCAAGCCGATTGGCGAGAAGGTGGCGCAATATGGCCCCTTTGTGATGAACACGCAGGAGGAGATCATGCAGGCCATGCAGGACTATCGCCGCACCCAGTTCGGCGGCTGGCCCTGGAAGGACAGTGATCCGGTGCATGGCACCGAGAATCGCCGCTTTGCGCGCTACCCTGGCGCCGACGTCGACGAGCAGCCTCCCCAGGCCTGA